One Micromonospora sp. WMMA1363 genomic window, GGCGCGGCCCCTTGGGCATCGCCGCCGTGGTCGGTGCTGCCGGCGCCGGCATCGCCGGGATCATCGCCACGATGCTGATGCCATGGGCCCCGGAACTGCTGGTGCTGCCGCTGGCCGTGATACCAGCCGTGATCATCGCAGTCGCGACGGGACAGGTGGCGATCCGACGAGTCTGGCAGCGACGGCTCCAACACCCCGAACGTGGGTGGGTGCCGCACTGGTGCGAAGGCCCCCACGGTGAACTCGCCATCCGGTGGACCCAGCCGCTGTCGGCCGATCACCGCCCGGAACGCTGGTACGGCATGGACCTCTACGGCAGCGGCGGAGCCGGTCGACGCCTCCTGCACTGGCTGCAACGGCGCGCTGACGCCCGCGGCGCTGTCCTCGTCATCCGGACCACCCGGCCACCGCTGGTCACCTACTACCAGAGCTGCGGCTTCATGATCAGCAAGGAAACACCGGTACGCCTGGGCCGATGGACGCAGATCGGCGCCACCGTGCTGTACTACCCCGCCACCAGCACGTGGCGCCCCGGACGCAAGGCCAGGTAACCACCGCGCTACACCTCCTTGACCACACCCCCACCCGACAACCGCAGTAGCTCGATGCCGCCGGCATCACCGGTACGGCCACGCCGGCAACGATCGCGCCCGATGGGCAAATCGGCTGATGGATGAGCCCCCGAAGCTCGCGCCGAGCTGGCCCGCCCGCCACGGGGGGTGCACGCGTACCGCACCAAGCGCGAGAGTCGCGGCGGGCGTCCCGACGAATTTGTCGTCGCCGGGTAGGCACCCCGGTGCCTCAGGTATCTGGTGCCTGATGCCGGCGGCATCACCCGGACCGGCCTATCACCCCAACCACCACGGTGATGCCGGCGGCATCACTCTCCTCGACATCACCTCTGCCACCAGACGATCTGCATGCAATCCCTCAACGTCGGCCACCGTATACACGATCCCCTGTCCGCACTTCGAGTCCAACCGCTGCGCCTTGCCCGACACTGGAGTAGGGAGTACGCCCGGAAAACCGGCAGTGAAAGCCACCGAGCTGGCCGAATACCGCCGGGTATCAAGGCCACCAAGTCCGGTGGCAACGGCGACAGCTACGTAGCAGCCCGGCCGCGCTGGTGACCTGTCGGCGGATGATCTGTTCCACGCGAACGTCGTCGGCGTCATCGGCGGCGGATGCGGCCTGGCGTAGGAACCAGGCGGCGCTCCAGAGGCGATGCCAGCCCAGTGCCCACACGTCGGCGGGTTGGCCGCCGCGAGGGTCGAGCACGCGTGGGTCGCCGCCTGCGTGGATGTACGCGTGAAGTTGGGTGTCGATGCGGGCGGTGTCGGGTGGCTGCCGGGTGCCTTGCCAGGTCGCGAGGTCGAAGATGCCTGGTCCGACATAGGCCATGGCGAAGTCGATCATGTGTACGCCGTGGCGCCCGATGTGTAGCGCGGTCGGGTGGAACTCGCCGTGCACGACGCCGAACGGCGGGGTTTCGGCACCGGAAACCAGGCGCCGGGCATCCCGGGCGAGCAGGTCAAGGGGCCGCAGGAGGTCCGCAGCGCCGGGGAGCCGGCCATCGGCCCGTAACCCGGTCAGCAGCGCGATCGCGCTGGACGGGATGTCTGCGAGCTGGGCTTCGCCCCACACGTGCAGGCCACCAGGCTCGATCGTGGCCTGGTGCAAGGCCGCAGCAGCCGCCGCACCGTCGATGTCATCGGGCTCGCGTACGGGATCCCCGAGATCATCCATGACCATGACCAGCCTGTTGTCGTGGATTGTGGCGGCGAGGACGGCGGGCACGGGTACCCCGGCGTCGGCGGCGGCCCGCAGTACCCGGGCCTCTCCGGTGAACGGCGCCATGGCGTATTTGACGATCACGGTGTGGCCGTCGGCCAGGGTGAGCCGTTGCACTCCGGACAGTTCCCACACCCGGATGGCCTCACGCCTGGTTGGGGCGGCGAGGCCCGCGCGCTGGCACAGCTCCTCGCAGACCGCGTTGAGCTGGGGCACATCGAGTGGGCTCATGATCTGGAGACCGCCGCTGTGGCCTCGGCGAGGTCGACCAAAACGGTGTCGAGAGCCGCGCTGAGGCTTGCGGGTACGGCGTCGACGCTCGTGCGCTGGAAGGTGCGGAAGAAGGCGAGCAGGTCAAGCAGCGGACGGCGGCGGGCGAAGAACGCAGTGACGTCGCCGGACAGGCCCGCCCGGCGCAGCAGCGACCGCAGGGCGACGACCTTGTCCGCCGTTGACAGCAGCATGAGGTGGCCGTCGGCGGGGTCGGGGATGACCGGCTCCTGGCGGTCGATGGCATCGTGCTCGGACTGCATGCCCCGGATCAGCCGGCGGACCTCCGCGCCGAACCGATCGTCGAGGAACCCGTCGAGGTCCAGGGTGGCGGGCGCGAACTCGGGCGCGTCGTGCAGCAGCGCGGCGGCCACGACGTCGGCGTCCACGTCAGGCTGGTGTTCGCCGACGGTGACGGCGACGCGGGCGGCGTGGGTGAGCGCGGGCCGGTCGTCGATCGTGCGCCCCGCGCACCATTGCTTAGCCACCGCCAGGGCGTCCTCGACGACCGGCGCCCGGGGCGGCGCGAAAATCGTCATCGCCAATACCTCCTGTTCAGCCCCTACGATGTGAGGGTGGAAGGTCCGCTGGAGCGCTGGTGCGAAGAGACGTGCGGGATCTGCCCCGCGCAGCTGCTCGCGCCCGGCCGGTTCGACGTC contains:
- a CDS encoding phosphotransferase; the encoded protein is MSPLDVPQLNAVCEELCQRAGLAAPTRREAIRVWELSGVQRLTLADGHTVIVKYAMAPFTGEARVLRAAADAGVPVPAVLAATIHDNRLVMVMDDLGDPVREPDDIDGAAAAAALHQATIEPGGLHVWGEAQLADIPSSAIALLTGLRADGRLPGAADLLRPLDLLARDARRLVSGAETPPFGVVHGEFHPTALHIGRHGVHMIDFAMAYVGPGIFDLATWQGTRQPPDTARIDTQLHAYIHAGGDPRVLDPRGGQPADVWALGWHRLWSAAWFLRQAASAADDADDVRVEQIIRRQVTSAAGLLRSCRRCHRTWWP
- a CDS encoding HD domain-containing protein, with the translated sequence MTIFAPPRAPVVEDALAVAKQWCAGRTIDDRPALTHAARVAVTVGEHQPDVDADVVAAALLHDAPEFAPATLDLDGFLDDRFGAEVRRLIRGMQSEHDAIDRQEPVIPDPADGHLMLLSTADKVVALRSLLRRAGLSGDVTAFFARRRPLLDLLAFFRTFQRTSVDAVPASLSAALDTVLVDLAEATAAVSRS